From the Daucus carota subsp. sativus chromosome 8, DH1 v3.0, whole genome shotgun sequence genome, one window contains:
- the LOC108198375 gene encoding uncharacterized protein LOC108198375: protein MDQTPSLEKFTEEFIDEFCFDDAEDNRRLELYHEIYGQSSRSKPRKSIFRDRESGHQRLMNDYFSPNPVYPEQIFRRRFRMGRHVFLRIVDALSNSDPYFQQRIDAVGRKGLSPLQKCTAAIRMLAYGVSADAVDDYVRIGETTAIECLKKFVSNIIMIFESEYLRKPNSNDVERLLQMGEARGFPGMMGSIDCMHWQWKNCPKAWKGMFMSGHKGVATILLEAVASSDLWIWHAFFGVAGSNNDINVLDRSPVFDEVLQGRAPEVNYTINGNNYNMGYYLTDGIYPEWATFVKTISRPQGEKRKLFSKYQESQRKDVERAFGVLQSRFAIVRGPSRFWDKADLGRIMRACIIIHNMIVEDERDTYATQFGPLPTYDDATNGLMQPNLGEEPFIPYETYIQNIIQLRDKRTHRQLQNDLIEHISQFHNNR, encoded by the coding sequence ATGGATCAAACACCTTCACTAGAAAAGTTTACTGAAGAATTCATCGATGAGTTTTGTTTCGATGATGCTGAAGACAATCGTCGTCTTGAGTTGTATCATGAAATATACGGACAGAGCTCACGATCCAAGCCTCGAAAAAGTATATTCAGAGACCGTGAATCAGGTCATCAGCGTCTCATGAATGATTACTTTTCACCGAATCCAGTATATCCTGAACAAATCTTCCGCCGAAGATTTCGTATGGGAAGACATGTTTTTCTGCGTATTGTGGATGCTCTTTCAAATTCTGATCCATACTTTCAACAAAGAATCGATGCAGTGGGAAGAAAAGGCTTATCACCTTTACAAAAATGCACTGCAGCAATACGTATGTTGGCGTATGGAGTATCTGCTGACGCTGTTGATGATTATGTTCGTATTGGAGAGACTACGGCGATTGAATGCTTAAAGAAATTTGTCTCTAATATCATTATGATATTTGAGAGTGAATACTTGCGCAAGCCGAACTCCAATGATGTAGAACGTCTACTACAGATGGGCGAGGCTCGTGGATTTCCTGGTATGATGGGCAGCATTGACTGCATGCACTGGCAGTGGAAAAATTGTCCTAAAGCGTGGAAGGGAATGTTCATGAGTGGTCACAAAGGAGTTGCAACAATTTTACTAGAAGCTGTTGCTTCATCTGATCTATGGATATGGCATGCATTTTTTGGAGTTGCTGGATcaaataatgacataaatgtATTAGACCGATCACCAGTATTTGATGAAGTGTTACAAGGTCGTGCTCCAGAGGTAAATTATACTATCAATGGGAACAATTATAATATGGGCTACTACTTGACAGATGGAATATATCCTGAATGGGCAACATTTGTGAAAACAATATCACGTCCACAAGgtgagaaaagaaaattattttcgaAATATCAAGAAAGTCAGCGAAAAGATGTTGAACGAGCGTTTGGTGTGTTGCAGTCTCGTTTCGCAATTGTTCGTGGTCCTTCACGTTTTTGGGACAAAGCGGATCTTGGGAGAATTATGAGAGCATGCATCATAATACATAACATGATTGTTGAAGACGAGAGGGACACGTACGCCACTCAATTTGGTCCTTTACCAACTTATGATGATGCAACAAATGGCTTAATGCAACCAAATTTAGGTGAAGAACCTTTTATCCCGTATGAAACGTATATTCAAAATATCATACAGCTGCGTGATAAACGGACACATCGTCAGCTCCAAAATGACTTGATTGAGCATATCTCGCAGTTTCACAACAatcgttaa
- the LOC108198374 gene encoding glutathione S-transferase T3-like, with translation MNPNNPPPPNSTNPNPQFPYPYPNSYFPNPQNFNSQTPNSQYPFPHSQNSQYPFSYPQNSPYQYPFPTFSNSQFETQQSPPNFENSPHSQVPAFNNRNFIDLNDDFEETEEVREITGQWKWAEDKLLISAWLNVSIDPLVGTDQKADAFWDRIQQYCEEDNPGVIKRGAAAMRKRWQRINEGAQKFGSCYEDAYKKMGSGANLDDVNEKAHILHSAKYKKKSNFDKHWFELRRQPKWRTPSTTDSSKRTKISSSGAYSSSGNNDTPTSENVAESPVRPKGREAAKRKGKGKARAVQASDEWEELRASTCRKLNLMEAINETRQKEIETREKEIEAKQTEMDLQVILADTTKMNDIQRMAHSKLLEKIMARN, from the coding sequence ATGAATCCAAATAATCCCCCACCTCCAAATTCTACAAATCCGAACCCTCAatttccatatccatatccaaattCTTATTTCCCAAAtccacaaaattttaattctcaaACCCCAAATTCTCAATACCCATTTCCACATTCTCAAAATTCTCAATATCCattttcatatcctcaaaaTTCTCCATATCAGTATCCATTTCCTACATTTTCAAATTCACAATTTGAAACTCAACAATCACCTCCTAATTTCGAAAATTCTCCACACTCACAAGTGCCCGCCTTTAATAATAGAAATTTTATTGATCTAAATGATGATTTTGAGGAAACTGAAGAAGTACGAGAAATTACTGGACAGTGGAAGTGGGCTGAAGATAAGCTTTTAATAAGTGCATGGTTGAATGTGTCAATTGATCCCCTAGTGGGCACTGATCAAAAAGCCGACGCATTTTGGGACCGAATTCAACAATATTGCGAGGAAGATAATCCCGGTGTCATCAAGAGAGGAGCTGCAGCTATGAGAAAAAGGTGGCAACGCATAAATGAAGGTGCTCAGAAATTTGGATCATGTTATGAAGACGCTTATAAGAAAATGGGGAGTGGTGCAAATTTGGATGACGTAAATGAGAAAGCTCATATTTTGCATTCTGCCAAATACAAAAAGAAGTCTAACTTTGATAAGCATTGGTTTGAGCTTCGTAGACAACCCAAGTGGAGAACTCCTTCAACCACTGACAGTTCGAAAAGAACTAAAATAAGCAGCTCTGGAGCTTACTCATCATCGGGAAATAACGATACACCAACAAGTGAGAATGTTGCTGAATCTCCTGTTCGTCCTAAAGGTAGGGAAGCGGCTAAAAGAAAGGGAAAGGGAAAGGCAAGAGCGGTACAAGCGTCCGATGAGTGGGAAGAATTACGAGCTAGTACATGTCGAAAGCTAAATCTAATGGAAGCAATAAATGAAACTCGTCAAAAGGAAATTGAGACTCGAGAAAAAGAGATTGAGGCAAAGCAAACTGAAATGGATTTACAAGTCATTTTGGCAGATACTACTAAAATGAATGATATTCAGCGGATGGCTCATTCAAAATTGCTTGAAAAAATTATGGCAAGGAACtag